The Betaproteobacteria bacterium genome contains a region encoding:
- a CDS encoding NAD(P)-dependent oxidoreductase, with protein sequence MKSRIAFIGLGNMGGAMARHLIRAGYQISVHARRAETMQPFVDLGAQACTSPADAAREADFICTNVTATADVGQVLLGEQGVIHGAKVGAIVCDFSTIDVRETRRFARELEGKGIEYLDCPVSGGTKAADAATLTIMVGGRADVLARAKPLLEKLGTNIFHMGDVGCGQVTKACNQTVQVINIQGIAEAMLFAKENGVDCNKVVEALMSGFAGSKMLGLMGPKMANRDFAAGIEARLHHKDFGLITDMADQQDLPMPATHLVYEQLNKLMQHGWGTMDTCNLLRVLEEEQ encoded by the coding sequence ATGAAATCCAGAATCGCTTTTATCGGTCTCGGCAACATGGGCGGCGCAATGGCGCGGCATCTGATTCGTGCCGGGTACCAGATCTCAGTGCATGCGCGCCGCGCGGAAACCATGCAGCCGTTCGTTGATCTCGGCGCACAAGCCTGCACGTCACCAGCCGACGCCGCGCGCGAAGCCGATTTCATTTGCACCAATGTAACGGCCACCGCCGATGTCGGGCAGGTGCTGCTCGGCGAACAGGGAGTCATCCACGGCGCGAAGGTCGGCGCGATCGTCTGCGATTTTTCCACCATCGACGTCCGCGAGACGCGGCGCTTCGCGCGCGAGCTCGAGGGCAAGGGCATCGAGTACCTCGATTGCCCCGTGTCCGGTGGTACAAAAGCGGCCGATGCGGCGACACTGACCATCATGGTCGGTGGGCGTGCGGACGTGCTGGCACGGGCAAAACCGCTGCTGGAAAAACTCGGCACGAATATTTTTCACATGGGTGACGTGGGTTGCGGCCAGGTAACCAAGGCCTGCAACCAGACGGTGCAGGTCATCAACATTCAGGGCATCGCCGAAGCCATGCTGTTCGCAAAGGAGAACGGTGTGGATTGCAACAAAGTCGTCGAAGCATTGATGTCCGGATTCGCCGGCTCAAAGATGCTGGGATTGATGGGGCCGAAGATGGCCAATCGCGATTTCGCGGCGGGCATTGAGGCGCGATTGCATCACAAGGACTTCGGCCTGATCACCGACATGGCCGATCAGCAGGATCTTCCGATGCCGGCCACCCATCTGGTCTATGAGCAGTTGAACAAACTGATGCAGCACGGTTGGGGGACGATGGATACCTGCAACCTGTTGCGTGTGCTTGAGGAGGAACAATGA
- a CDS encoding isovaleryl-CoA dehydrogenase gives MSSRDRFITHEVTNQAPPLTPYDAYATDVPLQQALVREGAAWALPAVQAYGPIAGGELMELGFAANENKPVFKPFDRYGNRLDDVEFHPAYHRLMELGIAHGVPNFAWRHADTAGAHVARAGLMYLHGQAEQGTCCPLTMTYASVPVFAHAPVLAKEWLPRINAIDYDNRSLPAWKKRGNVIGMGMTEKQGGSDVRLNTTRAFPLSAGGTNALYELVGHKFFLSAPMCDAFLVLAQAERGLSCFLLPRFAPDGGNDGNGKRNGIRVQRLKNKLGDWSNASSEVEFHGATGWLVGEEGRGVATILEMVALTRQDCMIGSAAIMRQALVQAIHHAHYRAAFGKLLIDQPLMKNVLADLALESEAALALTMRVARAVDASGRDAREAAFARIATAIGKYWVCKRCTPFVNEAQECLGGAGYVEESILARLLRQAPLNSIWEGSGNIQCLDVLRALNREPETRDALFAEFALVKGANRLLDQHVARLAADLDIKDNIELRSRALVEAMAVGLQAVQLLRMAESNVGEEFCAARLGEHLSRNFGTLHPSATFDALIGRALPNFAGRAVP, from the coding sequence ATGTCTTCTCGCGATCGCTTCATCACCCACGAGGTCACCAACCAGGCGCCGCCGCTGACGCCGTACGATGCGTACGCGACAGATGTACCGCTGCAACAGGCGCTGGTGCGCGAAGGCGCCGCGTGGGCATTGCCGGCGGTTCAGGCCTACGGCCCGATTGCCGGTGGCGAATTGATGGAACTTGGCTTCGCCGCCAACGAGAACAAACCGGTATTCAAGCCGTTTGATCGTTATGGAAACCGCCTCGATGATGTCGAATTTCACCCGGCGTATCACCGCCTGATGGAACTGGGGATTGCCCACGGCGTGCCCAATTTCGCGTGGCGTCACGCAGACACCGCCGGCGCCCACGTCGCGCGCGCGGGCTTGATGTATTTGCACGGCCAGGCCGAGCAGGGCACCTGCTGCCCGCTGACGATGACCTATGCTTCGGTGCCGGTATTTGCCCACGCACCCGTACTCGCCAAGGAATGGTTGCCGCGCATCAACGCCATCGATTACGACAACCGCTCGCTCCCGGCGTGGAAAAAGCGCGGCAACGTCATCGGCATGGGCATGACCGAGAAACAGGGCGGCTCGGACGTGCGTTTGAATACCACGCGTGCCTTTCCCCTTTCGGCTGGTGGCACAAACGCGCTTTACGAACTGGTCGGGCATAAATTCTTCCTGTCGGCCCCGATGTGCGATGCCTTCCTGGTGCTCGCGCAGGCCGAGCGCGGGCTGTCGTGTTTCCTGTTGCCGCGCTTTGCCCCGGATGGCGGCAACGATGGCAATGGAAAGCGCAACGGCATTCGCGTCCAACGGCTGAAGAACAAGCTGGGCGACTGGAGCAATGCGAGCTCGGAAGTTGAATTCCACGGCGCCACTGGCTGGCTGGTCGGCGAGGAAGGCCGCGGCGTCGCCACCATTCTCGAAATGGTCGCCCTGACGCGCCAGGACTGCATGATCGGCTCGGCGGCGATCATGCGCCAGGCGCTAGTGCAGGCGATCCACCACGCGCACTATCGCGCGGCGTTCGGTAAATTGCTGATCGACCAGCCGCTGATGAAGAACGTGTTGGCCGATCTGGCGCTGGAGTCGGAGGCCGCGCTGGCACTGACCATGCGAGTCGCGCGCGCGGTTGACGCGTCGGGGCGGGATGCACGTGAGGCCGCGTTCGCGCGCATCGCCACGGCCATCGGCAAATACTGGGTATGCAAACGCTGCACGCCCTTTGTCAATGAAGCGCAGGAATGCCTCGGCGGCGCGGGGTATGTCGAGGAATCCATCTTGGCGCGGCTGTTGCGCCAGGCGCCACTCAATTCCATTTGGGAAGGCAGCGGCAACATTCAATGCCTCGATGTGCTGCGCGCCCTCAATCGCGAACCGGAAACGCGTGACGCGCTGTTCGCCGAATTTGCATTGGTGAAGGGCGCGAACCGCCTGCTTGATCAGCATGTGGCGCGCCTGGCCGCGGATCTCGACATCAAAGACAACATCGAACTGCGGTCACGCGCGCTGGTGGAAGCGATGGCGGTGGGATTGCAGGCGGTGCAATTGTTGCGGATGGCCGAATCAAATGTCGGCGAAGAATTCTGCGCGGCGCGGCTGGGCGAACATCTGTCTCGCAATTTTGGGACGTTGCATCCATCGGCGACGTTTGATGCGCTGATCGGGCGTGCGCTGCCTAACTTTGCAGGTCGCGCTGTCCCATAA
- a CDS encoding (2Fe-2S)-binding protein produces MNAVKAPKLKVMLVDEDHDMALRYEDARRASSRRMLIDADILRAVRLCGEPGAIESGEWLREWLVAEKPVAEIRRLLLSPATHAPSGFVLSGKVVCQCFNVTEDTITSALGDIAGEPRARHAALQAQLNCGTNCGSCMPDLRQLVAQFPPREKREAA; encoded by the coding sequence ATGAATGCAGTCAAAGCCCCCAAACTGAAAGTGATGCTGGTAGACGAAGACCACGACATGGCGCTGCGATACGAAGACGCGAGGCGGGCCAGCTCGCGACGCATGCTCATTGACGCCGACATCCTGCGCGCGGTCCGATTGTGCGGCGAGCCCGGCGCCATCGAAAGCGGTGAATGGTTGCGCGAATGGCTGGTCGCGGAAAAGCCGGTGGCTGAGATTCGTCGGCTGTTGCTGTCGCCCGCCACCCATGCGCCGAGCGGATTTGTGTTGTCGGGCAAGGTCGTGTGCCAGTGCTTCAATGTCACCGAAGACACCATCACCTCGGCGCTGGGCGATATCGCCGGCGAGCCGAGAGCGCGCCACGCCGCACTGCAGGCGCAGCTCAATTGCGGGACTAACTGCGGGTCGTGCATGCCGGATTTGCGGCAACTGGTCGCACAGTTTCCGCCACGTGAAAAGCGTGAGGCGGCATGA
- a CDS encoding CbiX/SirB N-terminal domain-containing protein, whose protein sequence is MTEPIQTQALLLIAHGSSDPGWAAPFVKLQAVIRERDPGQVVELAYLERSNPLFEAAVASLHARGIRQITVAPILLAIGGHMRKDLPRLIGEAHERTGIEFRVLPAIGEVDALIESIAAWVFEASN, encoded by the coding sequence ATGACCGAACCCATCCAAACGCAAGCCCTGCTCCTGATTGCCCACGGCTCCTCCGATCCAGGATGGGCGGCACCATTCGTCAAGCTCCAAGCGGTTATCCGCGAGCGTGACCCCGGACAGGTTGTCGAACTTGCGTATCTGGAACGCTCGAATCCCCTGTTTGAGGCTGCAGTCGCCTCACTGCATGCAAGAGGCATCCGGCAAATTACCGTTGCACCCATCCTTCTCGCCATCGGCGGGCATATGCGCAAGGATTTGCCGAGGCTGATCGGCGAGGCGCACGAGCGCACCGGTATTGAGTTTCGCGTGTTGCCGGCGATCGGGGAAGTGGATGCATTGATTGAATCGATTGCGGCGTGGGTGTTCGAGGCGTCCAATTGA
- a CDS encoding DUF4265 domain-containing protein, which translates to MAHVKVAFEVPNEDGSLEVETLRAEPIANDLYRLDNSPFYAFSVSWRDEVLALPSSDGLPTYQKVVRKSGHRTVRVWLDPPFEEGNESAREMQDLVELGCSFEGAYSRLMSINIPPNIDLTLIRKHLIDRGLEWEHADPTYEELFPNASTDA; encoded by the coding sequence ATGGCACACGTCAAGGTCGCTTTTGAGGTACCGAACGAGGACGGCTCTCTCGAAGTCGAAACGCTAAGGGCCGAACCAATTGCTAATGATTTGTATCGCCTAGACAACTCGCCGTTCTACGCCTTCTCGGTTTCTTGGCGAGACGAAGTGCTTGCACTTCCAAGCAGCGATGGATTGCCCACGTATCAGAAGGTCGTTCGCAAGTCTGGCCATCGAACGGTTCGCGTCTGGCTCGATCCACCGTTCGAAGAAGGCAACGAATCAGCCAGGGAAATGCAAGATCTTGTCGAATTGGGCTGTTCGTTCGAAGGTGCCTATAGCCGCCTCATGTCCATCAATATTCCCCCGAATATTGATCTCACTCTCATACGAAAACATCTAATTGATCGCGGGCTAGAATGGGAGCATGCGGATCCAACATACGAAGAGCTATTTCCCAATGCCTCTACTGACGCTTAA